In a genomic window of Taeniopygia guttata chromosome 11, bTaeGut7.mat, whole genome shotgun sequence:
- the HSBP1 gene encoding heat shock factor-binding protein 1 produces MAETDPKSVQDLTAVVQTLLQQMQDKFQTMSDQIIGRIDDMSCRIDDLERNIADLMMQAGVEELEGENKTPASNKG; encoded by the exons ATGGCCGAGACCGACCCCAAGAGCGTCCAGGACCTGACGGCCGTG GTGCAGACATTGCTCCAGCAAATGCAGGACAAGTTTCAAACCATGTCTGACCAAATCATTGGAAGAA TCGATGACATGAGCTGCCGCATCGACGACCTGGAGCGCAACATCGCCGACCTCATGATGCAGGCAGGCgtggaggagctggagggggAGAACAAGACCCCAGCTTCCAACAAGGGCTAA